From a region of the Triticum aestivum cultivar Chinese Spring chromosome 7D, IWGSC CS RefSeq v2.1, whole genome shotgun sequence genome:
- the LOC123164909 gene encoding probable LRR receptor-like serine/threonine-protein kinase At1g14390 yields MAPSSSTRRAGAPLLLLLLCCLSTAVTSQSQSQSQSQTTVASSQAKTLYRMCRLLGFPPALAALAKAPDPCALPPTPSLTVACAAGQVTALSVLGDRRPDPVWRTALPSNFSADALFTTLTRLPALSRLELVALGLWGPLPGAKLLRLGALQALNLSANYLYGAVPEQVARMYSLQSLVLSGNWLNGTVPSLSGLAFLQEVDVGQNRLDGAFPEVGKAVARLVLAGNNFTGKIPAGVASLGQLRFLDVSRNRLEGWIPSAVFALPALRHINLSHNKLSGQLPASTACADTLEFVDVSANLLIGARPACMRSNSSARTVLDAGNCFRDAKLQRPSTYCSPGALAALLPPPQGSGAEQGGGKGGGVGMVLGIVGGVVAGALLIALVMVVVLRRARRQHPGVTVMALPKSPLIAPAKKAVGAKATTKLAQKIATPADKRHASQAAMVNTLEVPAYRVYTAEELQEATDNFASSNLIKKSALAQHYNGQLQDGTRVLVRCLRLKPKYSPQSLSQYMETISKFRHRHLVSIIGHCVVSDQENPTIASSVYLVSECVTNGSLRSHLTEWRKREMLKWPQRVCASIGIARGIQFLHNAIAPDIVQNDLNIENILLDKTLTSKISGFSLPMISTSKNGKLFSENPFAVQEENDHYSAQSAEQGDKDDIYQFGQILLEVITGKPTASQSELESLRAQLSEALAEDPDMLKDMADPTIRGTFAVDSLSKVTEVALNCTAGDPSDRPSVDDVLWNLQYSMQVQDGWASSESLSLSVKSQA; encoded by the exons ATGGCGCCCTCCTCGTCCACTCGCAGGGCCGGCGCCCCGCTCCTCCTGCTGCTCCTCTGCTGCCTTTCCACCGCTGTCACCTCGCAGTCGCAGTCGCAGTCGCAGTCGCAGACGACGGTCGCGTCCTCCCAGGCCAAGACGCTCTACCGCATGTGCCGCCTCCTCGGCTTCCCTCCCGCGCTGGCGGCGCTGGCCAAGGCGCCCGACCCCTGCGCGCTGCCGCCCACGCCGTCGCTCACCGTCGCCTGCGCGGCCGGCCAGGTCACGGCGCTCTCCGTGCTCGGCGACCGCCGGCCCGACCCGGTGTGGCGCACCGCGCTGCCCTCCAACTTCTCTGCCGACGCGCTCTTCACCACGCTCACCCGCCTCCCGGCGCTGTCGCGCCTCGAGCTCGTCGCGCTCGGCCTCTGGGGCCCGCTCCCGGGCGCCAAGCTGCTCCGCCTCGGGGCGCTGCAGGCGCTCAACCTCAGCGCCAACTACCTCTACGGCGCCGTCCCCGAGCAGGTGGCGCGCATGTACTCGCTGCAGAGCCTCGTGCTGTCCGGGAACTGGCTCAACGGCACCGTGCCGTCCCTCTCCGGGCTCGCGTTCCTCCAGGAGGTCGACGTGGGCCAGAACAGGCTCGACGGCGCGTTCCCGGAGGTCGGGAAGGCcgtggcgaggctcgtcctcgccGGCAACAACTTCACCGGGAAGATCCCGGCGGGGGTGGCCTCTCTGGGCCAGCTCCGGTTCTTGGACGTGTCACGGAACCGGCTGGAGGGGTGGATCCCCTCCGCCGTCTTCGCGCTCCCCGCGCTGCGCCACATCAACCTGTCGCACAACAAGCTCTCCGGGCAACTGCCGGCGAGCACGGCGTGCGCGGACACGCTGGAGTTCGTCGACGTCTCCGCCAACCTGCTCATCGGGGCGCGACCCGCGTGCATGCGGTCCAACTCGTCGGCGCGCACGGTCCTCGACGCGGGCAATTGCTTCCGCGACGCCAAGCTGCAGCGGCCGAGCACCTATTGCAGCCCGGgggcgctcgccgcgctgctgccgccgccgcagggGAGCGGCGCCGAGCAGGGTGGGGGCAAAGGCGGCGGGGTGGGGATGGTTCTTGGCATCGTGGGCGGCGTCGTGGCAGGCGCATTGCTCATCGcgctggtgatggtggtggtgctgAGGAGGGCGAGGAGGCAGCACCCCGGGGTGACGGTGATGGCCCTGCCGAAGTCGCCGTTGATAGCGCCGGCGAAGAAGGCGGTCGGCGCGAAGGCTACAACGAAGCTGGCCCAGAAGATTGCCACCCCCGCCGATAAGA GGCATGCATCTCAAGCAGCGATGGTAAATACACTGGAAGTACCGGCGTATCGCGTATATACCGCGGAGGAGCTCCAAGAAGCCACGGACAACTTTGCTTCCTCCAACTTGATCAAGAAGAGTGCCCTTGCACAG CATTACAACGGCCAGCTTCAAGATGGTACAAGAGTCTTGGTGAGATGTCTCAGACTAAAGCCGAAATATTCTCCTCAGAGTCTATCCCAGTACATGGAGACAATTTCCAAATTCCGCCACCGCCATTTGGTTAGCATCATTGGTCATTGTGTTGTCAGTGATCAGGAAAATCCTACTATTGCTAGCTCGGTATACCTCGTTTCTGAATGCGTAACAAATGGATCTCTAAGAAGCCATCTTACCG AGTGGAGGAAGCGCGAAATGCTGAAATGGCCGCAGCGGGTTTGTGCTTCCATTGGTATCGCGAGAGGGATCCAGTTCTTGCACAATGCGATTGCCCCGGACATTGTACAGAATGATCTCAACATTGAAAATATTCTGCTGGACAAGACCCTCACTTCGAAAATTAGCGGCTTCAGTCTCCCGATGATATCGACCAGCAAGAATGGCAAG CTATTCTCTGAAAACCCTTTCGCTGTCCAGGAAGAAAACGACCATTACAG TGCTCAATCTGCCGAACAAGGGGACAAGGATGACATATACCAGTTCGGCCAAATTCTTCTTGAAGTGATCACAGGCAAACCGACGGCGTCCCAAAGCGAGTTGGAATCCCTGAGAGCCCAG CTAAGCGAGGCCCTGGCCGAAGACCCGGACATGCTGAAAGACATGGCCGACCCGACGATCCGCGGCACATTTGCGGTGGACTCCCTCAGCAAGGTGACCGAAGTGGCCCTCAACTGCACGGCTGGTGACCCGAGCGACCGGCCTTCCGTCGACGACGTGCTCTGGAACCTGCAGTACTCCATGCAGGTGCAGGACGGCTGGGCGAGCAGCGAGAGCTTAAGCTTGAGCGTGAAATCACAGGCGTGA